In one Pseudomonas sp. R84 genomic region, the following are encoded:
- a CDS encoding ATP-binding cassette domain-containing protein translates to MTLLKFSDVSLAFGAMPLLDKVSWQIARGERVCIIGRNGTGKSSMMKLVKGDQKPDEGSVWRAPGLKIGELPQELPVADDRTVFDVVAEGLDGVGALLAEYHHLAQNCVTEDDLNKLMHVQQDLEARDGWRLQTLVESTLSRLQLPADKTLAQLSGGWRRRVLLAQALVSEPDLLLLDEPTNHLDIGAIAWLEEALKDFQGAVLFITHDRSFLQNLATRILELDRGGLIDWNGDYASFLVHKEAALAAEETANALFDKKLAQEEVWIRQGIKARRTRNEGRVRALKALRVERSERRERTGKANIQLDTADKSGKQVMVLENVSFAHPGGPFLIKDFSMVLTRGDRIGLLGANGTGKTTLLKLMLSGLQPTSGKVEEGTRIDVAYFDQLRHQLDLEKTVIDNVAEGRDFIDIDGQSRHVLSYLGDFLFSPQRARTPVKALSGGERARLLLAKLFSKPANLLVLDEPTNDLDVETLELLEEVLLTFNGTVLMVSHDRAFLDNVVTSTLVFEGEGKVREYVGGYQDWIRQGGSPRLLGVTESKSGKADLNSAVVTAEPAVVAAPAAAAPAAKKKLSYKLQRELEALPGDIDAKEQQIAAVEAEMADGGFYQRPPAETAKVIASLEQLQAELDALMERWAELDA, encoded by the coding sequence ATGACCCTGCTCAAATTCAGCGATGTGTCCCTTGCGTTCGGCGCTATGCCGTTGTTGGACAAGGTGTCCTGGCAGATCGCCCGTGGTGAGCGGGTGTGCATCATCGGCCGCAACGGCACTGGCAAGTCCAGCATGATGAAACTGGTCAAGGGCGACCAGAAGCCCGATGAAGGCTCGGTGTGGCGTGCCCCCGGTCTGAAAATCGGCGAATTGCCGCAAGAACTTCCGGTGGCCGACGATCGGACGGTGTTCGACGTGGTCGCTGAAGGCCTTGATGGCGTGGGTGCGTTGCTCGCCGAGTACCATCACCTCGCGCAGAACTGCGTCACTGAAGATGACCTGAACAAGCTGATGCACGTTCAGCAGGACCTCGAAGCCCGTGATGGCTGGCGTTTGCAGACTCTGGTCGAAAGCACCTTGAGCCGTCTGCAACTGCCGGCCGACAAGACCCTCGCCCAGTTGTCCGGCGGCTGGCGTCGTCGCGTGCTGCTGGCGCAGGCGCTGGTGTCCGAGCCGGATCTGCTGCTGCTCGACGAACCGACCAACCACCTGGACATCGGTGCTATTGCCTGGCTCGAAGAAGCGCTGAAAGATTTCCAGGGCGCCGTGCTGTTCATCACGCACGACCGTTCCTTCCTGCAAAACCTCGCCACGCGCATCCTCGAACTGGATCGCGGCGGCCTGATCGACTGGAACGGCGACTACGCCAGTTTCCTCGTGCACAAAGAAGCCGCGCTGGCCGCTGAAGAGACCGCCAACGCGCTGTTCGACAAGAAACTGGCCCAGGAAGAGGTCTGGATCCGTCAGGGCATCAAGGCGCGCCGCACCCGTAACGAAGGCCGCGTCCGCGCCCTGAAAGCCCTGCGCGTTGAGCGCAGCGAGCGTCGCGAGCGCACTGGCAAGGCCAACATTCAGCTGGACACTGCCGACAAGTCCGGCAAGCAGGTGATGGTCCTCGAGAACGTGAGTTTCGCTCACCCGGGCGGCCCGTTCCTGATCAAGGACTTCTCGATGGTGCTGACGCGCGGCGACCGTATCGGTCTGCTCGGCGCCAACGGTACCGGCAAGACCACTCTGCTGAAACTGATGCTCAGTGGTCTGCAGCCGACCAGCGGCAAAGTGGAAGAGGGCACGCGGATCGACGTGGCCTACTTCGACCAGTTGCGTCATCAGCTGGATCTGGAAAAGACCGTGATCGACAACGTCGCCGAAGGTCGCGACTTCATCGATATCGACGGCCAGAGCCGTCACGTGCTGAGCTACCTCGGCGACTTCCTGTTCAGCCCGCAGCGTGCCCGCACGCCGGTCAAGGCGTTGTCGGGTGGTGAGCGTGCGCGTCTGTTGCTGGCCAAACTGTTCAGTAAACCGGCGAACCTGCTGGTGCTCGACGAACCGACCAACGACCTTGATGTGGAAACCCTCGAGCTGCTCGAAGAAGTGCTGCTGACTTTCAACGGCACCGTGCTGATGGTCAGCCACGACCGGGCATTCCTCGACAACGTGGTCACCAGTACCTTGGTCTTCGAAGGTGAAGGCAAGGTGCGTGAATACGTCGGCGGCTATCAGGACTGGATCCGTCAGGGTGGTTCGCCGCGTCTGTTGGGCGTGACTGAAAGCAAGTCGGGTAAGGCTGATCTGAATTCGGCGGTGGTTACTGCAGAGCCCGCAGTGGTCGCAGCGCCTGCGGCAGCTGCTCCGGCGGCGAAGAAAAAGCTGAGCTACAAACTGCAGCGTGAGCTGGAAGCGTTGCCGGGCGATATCGACGCCAAGGAACAGCAGATTGCCGCAGTGGAGGCCGAGATGGCTGACGGCGGTTTCTATCAGCGTCCACCGGCTGAAACAGCCAAGGTGATTGCTTCGCTGGAGCAGTTGCAGGCTGAGCTGGATGCGTTGATGGAACGTTGGGCCGAGCTGGATGCCTGA